The nucleotide sequence CATGAGTCTCTATGATTTTCGTGAGAAGTTAAATACGACAGGATTGTCGCTTTTGGAAGATGCTTATAAATACATAGCTGACCAAAAAGAGCAAAAAGAGCTTCCAGGAGAAAGCCCAAAATTACTTTACCAGCGTTGGAAAATGGGTGGATCTATTTCAAAAAAGGAAAGAGAAATAGTTAAAGATTTACTTGAGACAAACTACCATAGCACGCAAAAGAAATTGGAAAAGATAAAATCCGAATTAGATTCATTGTGATTAAAAATTATTCAGAATAAATTAAAAAAGTCTTGTACTGAATTTCGAAAATCGTATATTGGAAAAAGATCATCTGATCTGACTCGTTTAGTCTTAAGCTCGAACCGTGGGGACTGCAAGCCTCACGGTTCAAATTCCCCCAAAGAGACATAATTAAAGATTGACTTTTTTTAAGCCATATTGATATGGTACGTACGTTCGTAAGGAGACATAACTCCTTAGGCCTCTTGCAGGGTTAAGAACAACGACTAAACGAGGAACAAAAATTCCTCATTAATACAAAATCTCTATCAGTAGGGTAGGGAACCTATGTTCGGACGGAAAAATTTGAGAATACTCCGCTCCCTGTTCGAACTATATCCGGAGTATGAGGGAATATGAGAACAGGAATTTGGATCCCTGAATGGGTGAACGAGTTAGGACTCACGGGAAATGCGAAGCAGCTTTATGCGGAAATTGTTTCGCTTCATTTTGCCAGTGGATGCTTTGCATCTAATGAACATTTTGCGAAAGTCCTTGGTCTCAAGGCAGATACAATATCTAGAATGATATCTTCGCTTAAGAAAAAGGGACTGGTAGTTCAGTCATCATTCGATGGGAGAAGAAGGACTTTGATGCCTCTGAGAATCGGAGCTTCATCCATTGCAGAACCGGAAGTCAATCAGACTCAGACACGGACAAACGTCCAAGAGAGGGTAGGGAAAGAACCCAAACCTGAATTGGAAATTCCGTCGTCTCCTGTACATATATTAAAGGTACAAAAAAAGGAAAACAAATTTAGACCAAGTAACTCGAATATTAGTGAATGGGAATCATTCCTTTTATTCGCCAAGAGACTTTCGAGTTCTACTGGGAGCAGGATTGGGAACTACACGAAACCTGAGGATCTTCCACCTGATCTGAGAGTCTACTACGATCGGTTCCAAATTGCAGCTTGACTAGGAAAATACAGAGGAGAATTGTCACAAGATGAAGATCGAATACAGCCCCGTTAAGAATATCCGAATTGATGACCTAGTAGTACACAAAGACAACTTTGTACGCGAAGTTGATAGAGAAAGTCAAAAGGTTTTTGAGGAAGCAATAGCAGAGCAGGGAGTCGAAGTTCCGATCCTATTGTCTAAGGAAAAAAATTCTCAAGGCAAATACGAAATTCTAAATGGATCCAGAAGATTCAGAGCCGCTAAAAAAGCAGGTCACAAAACTATAATCGCAAAGCATGTTATGTCCGAGATGGACGAAAAAACCAGAGCTCATGTGATGATCAAAGAGAACGGTTTTGCCAAGGACTACTCTCCAGAAAACAGAAAGCGAGTTATTCAAATTTGGTTTACGAAGGACGAAATTCTTTCAGTAGATAGAGGTGGAGCATACGGAAATCAATACACTTCTAGAAGAGAATTCAAGATCTCAGCCAGAAAGAAGATCATGGATCTATTCGGTTGGCCTCTTGCAACCGTGAACCGCGACCTAAAAGAACTCAGAGACGAGTTAAAAGCTCAAGACAAAAAACCGATCACCGAACTCCCTGAGCTCCTGGAAGGCGAAGTAATATACTTCAACAACAGAGTTCTCGAATGGTACGAATCAGAAAAGCAGATCGAGAAAATCAAAGCCGATGCAAGAAAAGCAATGGATGATTATAACGCGCGGATAACAAAAGTTAAATCAAAGCTAGGCACCTTTAAGCGAGATTTCACGAAGGTAGGTGGATTCGAGAATTATTTGGCTCTAGCAATCAAGAAAGATCCAGCAATCAAAGGCAACAAAGAGTTAAAGAAATATATTGAGACCAAGGTGCTAAAAGGAAAAGAGTAGAGAGGGTTCAATTAAACATTGAATCTTAGAGAAGATCGTAAATGAAGATGAATTTATTTGATAGTTTATCGGAAATAAACGATATTGGAAATAAACACTCTGATAAAATTGAAGTCCGACCAGGTCGCTATAGTCCAGCTTTTTGGATCAATCTTCTATGCATTAAAGACAAAACCAATAAAGACATTGTTTTAAATTCTTCTGCATTAAGAACTTTTGCAAATACGATCGGATTTACTGATATTGCAGATCCCTCGAAGTCAGTTAAGATTAATAGATGGAATCGGAATCGCACATATACCTTAATTCAAAAAATTGAATTCAAAATTGATAATGTTGATGAAGCCAACACAGGAATCATCTCCTGTCTGAAAAATTCAGCATCCAATTTGGATCGATTGATCAATGATATGAATGACTATAATATAAAAAAAACGATTGGTGAATTGCATGATAATGTAAAAAGCCACAGCCAATCTTTTGGATACTCAATGGCTCAGTTTTCGGAGAACCAATTTGAATTTTCAATTGCCGACACAGGTATCGGATTTCTAAATGAGCTTAAGTCAAGATCAATTGATGTAGTATCCCACAATGAAGCGATTGAATGGTGTTTGCAGAAAAACAATTCCACCAAAAAAGTCGAAGATGATTTTTCTCAGTCAATTCCAGAAGATGCAATACAAAATCCGTTCGGGAAAGTCCCGACCCATTTTAGGAGTAATGGGAATCATCATCAAGGCCTTGGTTTGCATATTTTAAAGGAATTCGCTAGAATTAATAACGGAACCCTAGAAATAAGCTCAGGTGGAGGATTTTATTGTCTTGACTCCGATGGAAAAGAGAATTATTCGAAAATTGACCAGAAAAACAGCGGTGTTTCAATAACGCTCAAGCTAAATTTGTCCGACATTCGTAGTAAAGTAAATGAATCGACAGAAAAACGAGAAATTTTAGAGTCTATAAATTGGGAGCTGGCAGACGATGAATCAGAAAATTATCAATTTTGACCATTCATATTTATCTTCTAGGAACGCTGCTTCCATTCTAAGGCGCAACGTGGAAGAAGAAATAGGTAGAGGAAATAGAGTACTTTTCGATCTATCTGGAGTTGAGTCAATTTCACCTTCTTACTGTGATGAACTGTTTGCAATTCTCGCTCAAAATATTGGAGAAAACTCTTTTGCACGTCATGTGGCTTTTGTAACTCCAAAAAGACATTTGATCGAATCTATTTCCGTAGCAATTGTAGAGCGATTGCCCGGAAAAAGTTTACAGACAGCTTAAATTTCTTTCATCTAATTTAATCCGCGGATATCGGGAAAAGAGTATCATTTGTTTTTCAGATTAACAGCCAAATGCCTTTAGACGGAACTTTTCAGAGTGTAATTAAAGACAGACTAAAACACCCATTCTTGGGACCGTTAACTGTTTCTTTTTTTACAATCAATTTTGATGTTTTCTATTTACTCTTCATGAACTCCATATCCAAAATGAATGCTTATGGAGCATTGAAATTATTTAAAGGTAGCTTGTTAATGAATTGTTACTATAGATTAACAATCCCATTGTCAATCGCTATTATATCACTTCTGCTCGCACCTGCTTTCAATGCAATTTACCTTATCTTCCTTCAGGGCGTTGACTCGTGGAAGACCAATAGGATTCACAAGGCAAAAAGAATCGATAAGGATTTTCTAATCGAGGACCTTGAAGGTGAAAACGGACAACTAAATAGCAGCAAAAAAAAGATTATTGAAAACTCAAAGAATTTGATAAATAAATTACTAGAGATAAAAAATGCTGAAATGGATTTAAAACTTGGATATTCCTCAAATTCTCTGGGAGTCGGTTCAATAGTAACAATTTCTAAAGCAGGTAAATTTGTATTAATAACTCAGGAAAATCTTACTCGCAAAGTAGCAGTCGTTTTATGGAGTCAAATGGGTTATTCACTAATAAATTTTAAAAATCTACAAGTAATTCTTCAGGAAGGCTCATCATATGATTCTTTTGATCCACACGATGGATCTAAGAGAGGTTATTTAGATCCGCAGAATGGTCAAATTTACATAATGGAAACTGGCGTACATGAATCGCTTGTGGATATAGGTTACTTTTCTTATAATCCAAATTCTGGAAAATATTTTTATAAGTCTCCGAGTTTAATAAATGAATTAGTAAAAGATCACTTATTGGAAGTTGAATTGGATAAAATGTTAAATACATAAACTTGTTTAATTGCCTCTCTAGACATTTAATTTATCCAAAGTAAAATAAGGAATTCTATATTTTACTTTGGATAGGGTAAAGTAACATAAGAATTCGGATCATCGGGGAAATGGCTCCTGTCTATCTCGATCCTCATTCGGTGGACTAAATGAACGGAAAGCGTGATTGTTGAGATCTCATAGGATAAAGCTCCCGATGACAACATCATCCAGAGACACGTCAACTTTTCCTTTTTCTATTCTCGTGAGAATTCTATGGTTATATGCCGATCGATTCTTATCGGTAATTCCTTTACGTGCTAGAATCCTTTCGAGACTCCAGACAAAGGATAGTCCTGTTGAGCCAGATAGGTTCATCTCCCACACCTGCATTGAACTTGAGTTGGATCTGGGCAACCGCAACATCCACCAGATAAATCAAATCTTAAACAACATGTTGGCTCAACAATCCAGCCTTGATCTCCGCATTCAGAGCATGTTTCCCAAAACTGTCCATCGGTTGCCATTAGATTCGAATCGAAGATTGCGTTTACTTTTGCTTTTAACGCAGGTGAATCATTTATATTTGGAGTTAGATCAATCTTTTCCATCTAATTAACTCTGGCTTCTGCTGAATGAATCCTTCTTTTTCTCAAAACCACTCTTAACTGGTATTCCTTTATCAGCTTCTCTATATAATCACTTTGAGAAAGCTCCCCTCGATCTTCTTGAAGAAAATCATAGGACTCACTATCAAGTCGAACTGTGAATTTGTGTATTTTCGTTTTGGGTCGGGACATGATTTATACTTCCAAGCCTAGATCATTAAATAATCGGCTTCTCGGTCTTTTAAGCGGACAACCCAATTCCATCCTACTTCTTCAGTGAAAGTTTCAGAAATATTATTTTCACCGATAATCTTTTTAATAGAGGGAAGGGCGTGATCATAGAACTCTTTATCTGATAGAGGATCTTTCATTCCCTGGAACCTAATCTCGAACCTCTCAAGATCCACGGTTATCTTGAAATTGGGAACGATTCTCCTGATGGATGTTATTCTTAGAACTCTTTTCATTGTCTCTATTTTGTGCATGATCTAATTTCCATACTTAAATTATTTATTCTCGCCATTCCTTTTTTCTCACGGAAAAACACTCTTCACCGAACCCCACAGATCCTATTACCACTTGCTCAAGTTCTTCAGGTTGACACCCGTACTTCGCAATGAACGCTGTCAAGATTTCCTCTCGCTGCTCTAAGACCTTTCGGAATTTTTCTTGGGCTAATTCCTGGATTGATTTTTGAATGTTTGGATTGGAGAGATCGTGAGTCATTCCAACTTCCCATTCTATTGCCTGGTGGGTCATCTTATAGATTGCATCTTGTTCTGTTTTATAGCTTGGTGACTCTAAATAGATCCCACCTTTGTTGTCGGAATGACGATAGTCCATTCTCCAATACCAAGTGCCATCGTTTGTTTCAATCAATTCAACCCCGTTCATAGAATTTCCTCGATAGAATCATAATTTAAAACTTTTATTTCTTCACCTGATTCTTTTTTAAATATCCAGCAATCGGTGGGCTGTTGTGGCTCATATTCAACCGTAAGATGATGCAATGCTCTTAAATTAAAATACACATTTACTTTAGATCCAACTTCAATCATGTCTTATTCCTTTTTCGTGAGTTTTGAATATGCGTTTTTATTAAAGGGGTCAACCCTGCCCAAATCTCGATAACATCGCCTTCAATTGGCAACATCACATAATCGCCGTCGATAATAAATCTCTTCGCTATCGCATCTTCCAACGTTTCCAGCTTGCGAGTTGTCTCTATGTGTGCGAGTCGTTCGGATTCTAGCTTTACTTTCAACCAATCAACATAAAAAGGATTATATATATCGCCTTGATTCGTTTTTTGCACTATATAAGTGTTTGGGTTTTCTTTATAGAATTCATTCATAAAGTTATTCATTCTACTAACTCCTTGAGACTTGCGGTAAAGTCGGATTGCACAATAAATGATTTATCCGATAATTCTACTGAATATAAATAGCCGTCCTCTTGCTCCCAAGCCCATCGATCCATCAACTCATCCAAAAATAATCTTTCGTTAGCTGTGCAGGTTTTTCTTTTACTTAAAATTCCACGCAATACCGCTTTAAATTCTTCTCCATTCCATACCTTAGTATCATGAATGATTGAATTAACTACTTGCAATATTTCTTCTTCAACTGAATTGTAACTCACTTCGGGAACTCCTTATGCTCTCGACCATCCACCAATGATCCAGCTGTCTTACTTTATAATTGCCTAAATCTCAGGTGAGACAAAGCCGTTTCACAATTGATACCATAACGCACCGTTTATGCAAGCAAAAAACTACTAATCCATACAAAAATCCGTAAACGGTGGATTCGCGATTGACTTGCAGATAATTCTAACCATTTCGTCCAGCTTTTGTATGGAAGATACCAAGCCAACGCAAGCTCCTAAAAAGAAAACTGCACCTAAGAAAAAGAAGGCACCGGCCAAGAAGAAGGTAAAGGTCGCAAGTGCACCTGCTTATCCACTTAATCCTCATACGAAACTATCTATTGATCAATGGCACTGCTTGTGGCTCACATTAGCCGGTCAGACTGTTAAGCAAATTGCGAGTACTTTAAATATTTCAGAACAAACGATATACAGTTGGCAAACGAGAAATGAACCTGCTGCAATAAGCTACCGAGAAGCTCTAGCAGAAGAGGTTAGGGTAAGGAACGATTTCGCACGAGAAAAAGCTCAGACTATAGTCGTAAAGTTCTACGATGTTCTTGATGCATGGGTTGATAAACTCAAGAAACAGAAGGGCTCTTTGGATCCCAAGCACGTAGCCAATATCGTAGCGATTCTCAATGCATCCAAGTGGATGTTCACAAACGAAAAGAAGACGAAGGATGATGATAAAAAGAAAGAAGCTCTGATCAGT is from Leptospira sp. GIMC2001 and encodes:
- a CDS encoding STAS-like domain-containing protein, producing MNQKIINFDHSYLSSRNAASILRRNVEEEIGRGNRVLFDLSGVESISPSYCDELFAILAQNIGENSFARHVAFVTPKRHLIESISVAIVERLPGKSLQTA
- a CDS encoding helix-turn-helix domain-containing protein, with the protein product MRTGIWIPEWVNELGLTGNAKQLYAEIVSLHFASGCFASNEHFAKVLGLKADTISRMISSLKKKGLVVQSSFDGRRRTLMPLRIGASSIAEPEVNQTQTRTNVQERVGKEPKPELEIPSSPVHILKVQKKENKFRPSNSNISEWESFLLFAKRLSSSTGSRIGNYTKPEDLPPDLRVYYDRFQIAA
- a CDS encoding ParB N-terminal domain-containing protein, whose translation is MKIEYSPVKNIRIDDLVVHKDNFVREVDRESQKVFEEAIAEQGVEVPILLSKEKNSQGKYEILNGSRRFRAAKKAGHKTIIAKHVMSEMDEKTRAHVMIKENGFAKDYSPENRKRVIQIWFTKDEILSVDRGGAYGNQYTSRREFKISARKKIMDLFGWPLATVNRDLKELRDELKAQDKKPITELPELLEGEVIYFNNRVLEWYESEKQIEKIKADARKAMDDYNARITKVKSKLGTFKRDFTKVGGFENYLALAIKKDPAIKGNKELKKYIETKVLKGKE
- a CDS encoding helix-turn-helix transcriptional regulator, producing MQIILTISSSFCMEDTKPTQAPKKKTAPKKKKAPAKKKVKVASAPAYPLNPHTKLSIDQWHCLWLTLAGQTVKQIASTLNISEQTIYSWQTRNEPAAISYREALAEEVRVRNDFAREKAQTIVVKFYDVLDAWVDKLKKQKGSLDPKHVANIVAILNASKWMFTNEKKTKDDDKKKEALISAFEQFIKEEITNQQISMGE